The stretch of DNA TCACCTGACGTGGCGAGCTCGGCGGCGAGCGGCCTGCCCAGGACTGCGCAGCAGCGGTCACGCTTGCCGTTCGTGCAGACCAGGGCGAGCGGGTCGCCCGTGTGCGGGGTGCCGAATCCGCCGTGGTCACCCGCGCCGAGAGCCGCGAGGTCGAGGTCGAGCAACTCCTCCGGCCTGTCCGTGACATGGCCGCGCAGCCAGGTGTTGCCGGGCGCGGTGTGGGCCACGTACACCCGTCGGCGTGCCGAGGGATGGCTGTCCGCGTGACGGCCGGGACGGCGGATGAGCGCGATGCGTACGCCGGTTCCCTCGGCGGCGGCCTCCAAGGCGCGGCCGACCTCCGGATCCAGGTGGCTCGAAGTGAGCGCTCTGGCGCCCCACGGACCCGGCTGTTCAAGCAGCAGCCAGGTCCTGGCGGTGGCCGCGGTCCCCGCGAGCGGCTCGTCCAGATCCCGCGAAGCGGTGGTGCAGGTACTCACAGAGGCGAGCCTAACCTGCGTCGGGTTCGGGGTGATTCATCCGCCGTCGGGTGCGGGCATCGGCTGGGGCGGACGCAGCCCGACGTACTGCCCGCTGGGGCGCATGCGCAGCGGGCGTTCCTCGTACTCCTCCAGGGCGTGCGCGATCCAGCCGGCCGTGCGCGCCACGGCGAAGATCGTCTCGCCCGCCTCCGCGGGCATCCCGGACGAGGCGGTCAGGACGGCGAGGGCCAGGTCGACATTGGCGTGCAGGTCCGTGTGGCGGGCCGTGGTGGCCACCACGTCGCGGGCCGCCGCCAGGGCGGGGCCGGCCTTGGGGATGACCTCCAGGAGCGCGAACAGGGCCTCCGCGCGCGGGTCGTCGCCGGGGTAGAGCCGGTGGCCGAGGCCCGGGACGCGGCGGCCCGCGCGGAGTTCGTCGGCCACTACGGGGGCCGCGCTGCCCCGGTCGAGCACATCCAGGAGCATCCGGTGCGCGAGGCCGCTCGCCGCGCCGTGCAGGGGACCCTCAAGGACGCCGAGACCGGCCGACACCGCCGCGTACGGGTGGGCGCGGGCGGAGGCGGCGACGCGGACGGCGAGCGTCGACGCGGCGAGGTCGTGGTCGACGAGCAGGGCGAGCGCGGTGTCCAGGGCGTGCAGGGAGGCGTCGTCGGGCTGCCGGCCGGTGAGCCGTGCCCAGAGCCGGCGGGCCAGGGGGCCCTCGTCCCGGTGGGCGCGGCTGACCGGGGGCAGCGCCGCGACGAGGGTGGGGATGAGGGTGCGCGCGGTGCCGATGACGGCTTCTTCGGAGAGGTCGAAGCGGAGGGGGTCGGCTGCCGCGGCCGAGATGGCGGCCACCCGCAGGCGGTCGGCGGGGCCGCTGTGCTCGGGCAGGGCGTCGACGGCGCGGCGTGCGGCGCCCGCGGTCTCCTCGGGGGCGGTGAAGCGGATTCCGGGGCGCATGACGCCGGTCCACAGCCACTCGGCGACCTCTTCGTAGGAGTGCGCCAGGGACAGTTCCATCGCGTCGACGCCGCGGTAGTAGTAGCGGTCCTTGTCGATGAGCGTGATGCGGGTGCGGACGGAGAGTTCGCTGCTCGCGGAGGTGGCGGCGGGTTCGCGGCGGTTCTTGCGGGCGAGCGACCCGACCTCCTTGGCGTCGAAGGTGCTGCCCCGGGAGCCGGGACCGCGGCGGCTGGAGAGCTGCCCGCGGCTCACGTACGCGTACACGGTCTCCGGCTTCACGCCGAGCAGTTCCGCGGCTTCCCGGGTGCTCAGGCGTCGGCCTTCTCCCGGGGTGGCCTCTTGATCCGTCATGGGCAACACCGTATCCATTCGGCCGTGCATTGATTCAATCAATATTGACAGAGATTGAGTCAAGCATGGACAGTCGAATCAAGTCCAGGGAGGAAGTCGAGGAAGAACATGTCGATCAATGGCTCCACCACCACCCCCACCGCTCCCGTAGAGGTACCTCGCGGGCTCGCGGGCGTCGTCGTGACCGAGACCCGGCTCGGAGACGTCAGGGGATACGAGGGCTTCTACCACTACCGCCAGTACTCGGCCGTCGAACTCGCGCAGACCCGCGGCTTCGAGGACGTCTGGCACCTGATGTTCCACGGCACACTGCCGGATGCCGGGCAGCGAGAAGCCTTCGCCGCGCAGACTGCGGCCCTGCGCCGGCTGCCCGACGAGGTGCGTGCCGCGCTGCCCGCCATAGCCCGCGCCAGCGCCCTTTCGGGGCCGCTCTCCGGACTGCGTACGGCGCTTTCGCTCTTCGGCGCGGCAAAGGGCTTCCGCCCCGTGTACGACATCGACGTCGACCGGCGCCGTGCCGATGCCCTCGCGGCGTCCGCTGTCGTACCGACCCTGCTCACGGCGCTGTACCGGCTCGGTCAGGGACTCGACCCCGTGGAGCCGCGCGACGACCTGTCGTACGCGGCCAACTACCTCTACATGCTGACGGGTTCGGAGCCGGACGCCGATCGCGCGCGGGCGATCGAGCAGTACTTGATCTCAACCATTGATCACGGATTCAACGCGTCAACGTTCACGGCCAGGGTGATCACCTCGACGGGCGCGGATGTCGCAGCCTGTCTCGTGGGTGCGGTGGGAGCCCTCTCAGGTCCGCTGCACGGTGGGGCGCCGAGCCGCGCGCTCGACACGCTCGACGCCATCGGCACGCCCGACCGCATCGACGGCTGGATCCGCGAGCGGGTGCTCGCGGGGGACCGGATCATGGGCTTCGGCCACCCCGTCTACCGCACGGAGGACCCGCGCTCGCGCATGCTGCGGGGCATCGCGCAGCAATTCGGCGGGCAGATGGTGGAGTTCGCGGTCGAGGTCGAGCGCCAGGTCGAAGCGATCCTCGCCGAGCTGAAGCCGGGACGTGAGCTGCACACCAACGTCGAGTTCTATGCGGGCGTCGTCATGGAACTGTGCGGCCTGCCTCGCGAGATGTTCACGCCTACGTTCGCGGCGGCGAGGGTGGTGGGCTGGGCAGCCAACATCCTGGAGCAGGCGGAGGACTCGAAGATCATCCGGCCGGCGGCGCGCTATGTGGGGCCTGTTCCGCCGGTTCCCGTGCCCTCGGTCTGATCCCAGCTCACGTCGGCGACGGGGGCGTAGGTCTTTGCCGATCGGCGAAGGCCTGCTCGAAGACATGAAACACACGCCCCTCGGCGCTCTCCGGAGGCAGCTCGCCTTTGTGCGCCCGGGTGGCGTTCCAGTAGTGACGGAACGCGGGGCTGGCGAGCATGTTCCTGGCGTGGACGATGAGGTCGCTCTCGGAGTAACTGCCCCAACTGTGCGCCAGCACGAAGTGGTTGAAGAGGAGGTTGGCGAAGAGGTTCTGACGGAGCGTGGTGTCGGACTCTCCCTGGAAGTCGTTCCAGACCTCGGCGAGAGACGGGTCGTCCATGGCCATCTGGGTCAGCTGCACATGGAGAGACCGCATGTCTGCTTCCGCGTTCCGGTGCAGCTCGTCCCGTGACGCGGCCAGTTCCTCGCGTTGAAGGGTGAGCTCTCGACGCTGCAACTGCAGTTCGCGCTGCTGGAACAACAGCGTGATCACGAGCAGAAGCAGGGCCAGCCCCGAGAAGACGGCACTCACGCCACCGAAGTAGTTTCCGAGGGCGCTGCGTTCCTCCGCGGTCTGCCTGCTGCTGTTGGTCGCCTCGACGCCTCGTATGAGCCACCCGCTGACGGCGATGGACGCGGCGCCCACCAGAGCGATGCCCGCTGTCCCGGCCGCCGCCCATCCGGTGATCGAGAGCGCTGATCGCCATACGTGCTGACGCGCCATCAGTCCCTCCCCAGGGTCCGCGGAATTCTTCCCCGGGCCGCACTTGGGAAACGGGCTCGACCCCTGGCGGGGGTCGAGCCCGCTACGCGGTTGCCGCTGCCGGACGCTACTGGTTGGGAATGTCGCGCTTGGCGCGGATGAGCGTCAGGCGGGTGATGATCACGATGCACCGATGCCGCGTACACCTGCAGTCAGGAAGCAGCTGCTGCCTGACTGCCTCGGCCATTTCGGTCCCGATCACGGCGAAGTTGCCGTCGCTGAGCTCAAAGATGTCGGGACACGTGGCGCCCGTAAGGCTTCCCCGCTGGTGCGGAGGGTCACCTATGCGGCGTGTTATCGACAGTGTGCGTCCGAGATGAACAGCCATTCGGAAGCTCCTTGGGGGAGGGGAATGACAAACGGATGTGACCTAAAGCCAGTGATCGCTCACGGCCTGTGACGATGGCTCGGTGTGGAATGCCCGGTTGGGCATGACAGCGAGTTTCGGGCGACTCAGGTCTCGGGGATGTCGACCTTGGCCCGGATGAGGGTGTCCCGACTGATAACGACAATGCGCTCATAGTCGGCACGTGCAGCATCGGTCGGCAGTTCGCCGTCGAGCGCATCGGTCCTGTCCGTCCCGATGACGGCGAAGTTGCCGTCGCTGAGTTCAAAGATGTCGGGGCACGTCTGGCCGGTTGCGCTGTCCCGCTCGCGGGGAGGCGCGCCGATGCGGCGCACGATCTTCAAGAGGATCCCGGTCCTTGGGCGATGGAGGATTAAGGGCGAGGACAGGTTAGCCCCTTGATGCTGCCTGAGCGGGTGCGTGTCATCCAACTGGACCTATTGGGTGGGCGGTTCGCCCACCACCCACCATTCGTCCGTGCCTGCTTCCCGCAATTCGCGGGCCAGGTGGTCCATCATCCGGCCCAGTTCCGCCTCCTCCGATGAGGCGGGCAGGCTGGCGCGATGGTGGCGGGTCGCTTCCCAGTACTCGCAGAAGATCGGGTTCTGGCACATCACCCGAAGGTGTCCACGCAGTTCTTTGCGGCTCATGGCGCCGATGCGATGGGCGT from Streptomyces sp. BA2 encodes:
- a CDS encoding sucrase ferredoxin produces the protein MSTCTTASRDLDEPLAGTAATARTWLLLEQPGPWGARALTSSHLDPEVGRALEAAAEGTGVRIALIRRPGRHADSHPSARRRVYVAHTAPGNTWLRGHVTDRPEELLDLDLAALGAGDHGGFGTPHTGDPLALVCTNGKRDRCCAVLGRPLAAELATSGEQGVWEVTHLGGHRFSPTLLVLPYGYAYGRSGQAAVKEILEGVRTGRVVTEGCRGSSAWDRPGQAAELAVRTATGEDAAGALSVVHTAGTAPRWDVTVAHTDGRQWRVTVVQGASLPLRPESCGAALAAPARMDVVAVRPIAYGAAQEIPATVTSE
- a CDS encoding citrate synthase family protein, with translation MTDQEATPGEGRRLSTREAAELLGVKPETVYAYVSRGQLSSRRGPGSRGSTFDAKEVGSLARKNRREPAATSASSELSVRTRITLIDKDRYYYRGVDAMELSLAHSYEEVAEWLWTGVMRPGIRFTAPEETAGAARRAVDALPEHSGPADRLRVAAISAAAADPLRFDLSEEAVIGTARTLIPTLVAALPPVSRAHRDEGPLARRLWARLTGRQPDDASLHALDTALALLVDHDLAASTLAVRVAASARAHPYAAVSAGLGVLEGPLHGAASGLAHRMLLDVLDRGSAAPVVADELRAGRRVPGLGHRLYPGDDPRAEALFALLEVIPKAGPALAAARDVVATTARHTDLHANVDLALAVLTASSGMPAEAGETIFAVARTAGWIAHALEEYEERPLRMRPSGQYVGLRPPQPMPAPDGG
- a CDS encoding citrate synthase/methylcitrate synthase; amino-acid sequence: MSINGSTTTPTAPVEVPRGLAGVVVTETRLGDVRGYEGFYHYRQYSAVELAQTRGFEDVWHLMFHGTLPDAGQREAFAAQTAALRRLPDEVRAALPAIARASALSGPLSGLRTALSLFGAAKGFRPVYDIDVDRRRADALAASAVVPTLLTALYRLGQGLDPVEPRDDLSYAANYLYMLTGSEPDADRARAIEQYLISTIDHGFNASTFTARVITSTGADVAACLVGAVGALSGPLHGGAPSRALDTLDAIGTPDRIDGWIRERVLAGDRIMGFGHPVYRTEDPRSRMLRGIAQQFGGQMVEFAVEVERQVEAILAELKPGRELHTNVEFYAGVVMELCGLPREMFTPTFAAARVVGWAANILEQAEDSKIIRPAARYVGPVPPVPVPSV
- a CDS encoding DUF6082 family protein, encoding MARQHVWRSALSITGWAAAGTAGIALVGAASIAVSGWLIRGVEATNSSRQTAEERSALGNYFGGVSAVFSGLALLLLVITLLFQQRELQLQRRELTLQREELAASRDELHRNAEADMRSLHVQLTQMAMDDPSLAEVWNDFQGESDTTLRQNLFANLLFNHFVLAHSWGSYSESDLIVHARNMLASPAFRHYWNATRAHKGELPPESAEGRVFHVFEQAFADRQRPTPPSPT
- a CDS encoding DUF6082 family protein; this translates as MAGLAFATGTFAFSARERKHAALTEHHRLHFDLLCKAMGDSTLSAVLDTYAEDVPPERQRQYLFANALYINALHAHRIGAMSRKELRGHLRVMCQNPIFCEYWEATRHHRASLPASSEEAELGRMMDHLARELREAGTDEWWVVGEPPTQ